The proteins below are encoded in one region of Telopea speciosissima isolate NSW1024214 ecotype Mountain lineage chromosome 10, Tspe_v1, whole genome shotgun sequence:
- the LOC122643085 gene encoding uncharacterized protein LOC122643085 yields MQFRTLFVSEATKYEKVQAGYMIPVSLSHTFDSICSHHGDIFKNCFIKRKDTRSLLIVQMCKIVQQIRSTNYENISEAMIAEWDEACSDHNSMKIENEWLMRSVKELKNCLKEKMTAKMEILKLENRVKEKIKNEIRKIRLDDDETIIF; encoded by the coding sequence ATGCAATTTAGAACTCTCTTTGTTTCTGAAGCAACCAAATATGAAAAAGTACAAGCTGGTTATATGATACCAGTCTCTTTATCACACACATTTGATTCGATTTGCTCTCATCATGGTGATATCTTCAAAAATTGCTTCATTAAAAGGAAGGATACACGAAGCCTTTTGATAGTTCAAATGTGTAAGATAGTTCAGCAGATTCGATCTACCAATTATGAAAATATTTCTGAAGCCATGATCGCTGAATGGGATGAGGCTTGCTCAGATCACAATTCCATGAAAATTGAGAATGAATGGctaatgagatcagtcaaggaactcaaaaattgtttgaaggAGAAAATGACAGCCAAAATGGAGATCTTGAAATTGGAAAACAGAGTAAAAGAGAAGATTAAAAATGAGATCAGAAAG
- the LOC122643646 gene encoding uncharacterized protein LOC122643646 encodes MVDEQHKTIFPTAKVRISNTNMLVDDSSSVKRKRTRKKTNITWKHCQRFDHPTIKGNSILHCNYFQQKYHGGGIHRMKQHLGHQEKGDATPCPKVPPSVRNEIQNNLKKVSARKKVMQGNADASKEIQDKHHSSTSTGSFAKVGAIQIQGQGREDTSLVVKEGNMKAGQTGINVGLSRLLVDSQQKLVEKVTPLENMNCNSIAANHEMSHVNDETMVDNMEEAIDATTVQRAPKEEIFKITIDGKEHKFQRDSAEEFITSQDKATTTTIAMVEVDEASPFKLVLPTVVKQRIEVPKS; translated from the exons atgGTGGATGAACAACATAAAACTATCTTCCCAACTGCAAAAG TCAGGAtatcaaatacaaatatgcttGTTGATGACTCATCTTCTGTCAAGCGTAAGAGGACTcgcaaaaaaacaaacattacTTGGAAACATTGTCAACGTTTTGACCACCCAACCATAAAGGGGAATAGTATTCTTCATTGTAACTATTTTCAACAGAAATACCATGGTGGTGGGATTCACCGGATGAAACAACATTTAGGTCATCAAGAAAAGGGGGATGCAACACCTTGCCCAAAAGTTCCACCAAGTGTTCgaaatgaaattcaaaataatcTTAAAAAGGTTTCAGCAAGGAAGAAAGTCATGCAAGGCAATGCGGACGCCTCAAAGGAGATCCAAGACAAACACCACTCATCTACCTCTACTGGAAGTTTTGCCAAG GTTGGTGCTATACAAATACAAGGACAAGGAAGAGAAGATACAAGTCTTGTAGTTAAGGAAGGAAACATGAAGGCTGGCCAAACTGGCATTAATGTTGGACTTTCTAGACTACTTGTAGACAGCCAACAGAAACTTGTTGAAAAAGTTACTCCTCTAGAGAATATGAATTGCAATTCTATTGCTGCTAACCATGAAATGAGCCATGTGAATGATGAGACTATGGTTGATAATATGGAAGAAGCAATTGATGCTACTACTGTCCAAAGGGCtccaaaagaagaaatttttaaaattacTATTGATGGAAAAGAACATAAATTTCAAAGAGATTCAGCAGAAGAGTTTATAACCAGCCAGGACAAGGCCACCACAACTACTATTGCAATGGTTGAGGTTGATGAGGCATCTCCCTTTAAATTAGTCTTGCCTACAGTTGTTAAGCAAAGGATTGAAGTACCGAAGAGTTGA